The Rosa chinensis cultivar Old Blush unplaced genomic scaffold, RchiOBHm-V2 RchiOBHmChr0c11, whole genome shotgun sequence DNA window TATTTGTTGTAATATATCATCCCACAGAAAATCTTCCTCCGGTATTCCATGATCGTCTCCAATACCCATTTGTTGTAACATTTCCTCCCAGAGGAAATCTTCCTCCGGTAGTGGAATAAGCATTCCATGATCGTCGCCTGATTGAACCTCGGAAACAAAGTGTTGGAGTCCCCCATTCTGCTCCCCCATTCGTTGTCGCTTAGCTTGAGGTTGCTCCTTGTTTGTGTTGTCTCCATCATCACAGGCATAATTGTTTTCAAGAACGTCTTCCTCTTCACGTTGTTTTCTCCTCTTTTTGATCTTGGCTTTGGGTTCACCATTTTTTCGTAGCAGACAAAGAACATAGTCTtccaccttttgtttcttgtctCTGAGTGATGGATCAAGGTAGAATTCATACAATATCCAACAACCGTTGTGCTCCGATGCTTGGTTCTTGTAAGTAAGTCTTTTCTTCAAGCCAACCACACGACTAGTCTCCAGAGATTTTACTGGCTTGCCGGAGTCGTCGCCCTTCCAGGTGCCATTGCCAACGGTCCGGTGTATGCGTGTGTCTGTGGAACTCATCGTCTTGTGTTGGGTGAAGAAGTAGATGTCCTTGTTGAGCCTCAAGTCGTTTGGTCTTCTGGTCTTGTAGGCTTCCCATATCTCCCACGGTTCTTGGTGACCGTAGAGGTCGCAGTCGAACACCACGCGGTTTCTGCCGGGCACCATCTCTCCGCTCAACATGGGCTTAAGGTAGAAGAGAACTAGTTCGTCCTCCATGGGGCAGAACCTCTCTCCAGGAAGTTGATCATTGCCTCGGCTCTCCTCCACTGCAAACTGTTGCTGCATATTTCTTGCTTTTCTTGGTTTGGGAAAGACTTGTTTGAGGAAAGAAGATATGAGTAGCTAGGGTTTCGATGGATGAATTTATAAAAACTAATGACTAGGGCTTCGGTGATTTatagaaactagggttttaatGCAACCACAGTCGGGTGGAATCTAAATTCCTTTCTGGGTTTGAGTTTGGTTTTTCTGGGTTGGAATTTGGGTTACAGAAACAGAGAATAGAattgaaggagagagagagagagagagagagagagagagagaaagagaaattgCAATTGTGAATTGTGAGCGAGTGAAGTGGAATTTTATAGAAAGATTGGAAATATTACCGTTGGTTTGCCGCGTGTGGCGGTTCACGcggtttgtttgtgtttggatGGAGCTCTTTTGTTATGGGTATTGGCCTTTTTCTTTGTCTTGCATATGAACTGGGTCTTGCTTTTGCTAAGCtgattaaatattttatttacaatctttttaaataattctgctttttcttttcttttcttttgaggaaaaaaaaaaagcagaattatttaaaaaagattgtaaataaaatatttaattcTGCTTTTTCAAGTTACTTATTAAAGGCATTTGTTTAAATATTTTGCATTTGTTTTGGCTCCAACTATTAAAGGCTTACTCATAGTGATTTTTAACATTATTAAGTGGGCAACTTGCGCATTGTTTCGATAGTGGTTCAAGACAAAAACAAGATTTGTCTTATTGGAAAAACATTATTAATAATCATTTTGATTAGTATTAGGACTAATTGTTAACAGTCACACACCAACTCCCACGTGTGTCCACAGTGTTTGTAATGCATTGTATGGAGAACGTCTTCCATGCTCCGAGCTTCCCATGCTCGTCTTGTCTGGGAGCCCATTTCGTTGTTAGAACAGAGGGAATTGGGTTGATATAAAAAGGCAAGTATGAGCCTGGGTGTCTTTAGTTCCAGGAAGGCCATCCCTTAAAAGGCAACTGGGATGACCTTGAACTAGGTTCATCTAACCCTTTCAAATTAAGTTAAACTTGTTGTGGCTGTGTGATTTTGCCAAAACTATGATCACAGGTTCTGTCAATAACTTTCCAATCTAGTTAATTTTTGTCCAAATAATAGTTATTTGAAGAATAGGATTCAACCTGAGGAAAAGCATAGGCTGTACTAGTATGGTCATATTCCAGGCTTAGTGAATTAGTGAATGCCAAGATTACAAACACTAGATGGATCTTTGTCCTGGCTACTCTTTCTCCGAAGGCTACGAGGGTCATTACCCTAAGCCTACTCTGAGTCTGCCCTGTAGGTATGATTCTATTCCATATATAGTTCAAACggagagaatgaatttttctATAAAATACTTTGCCTGACTTTGAAGACTAAGGTAGTTATGTCCGTTATGGGTGGTAAAGTATCACATTTCTATTGAAGCATGGCGCTAGCTGTAGGGTTACCAAGTTCAGGCATTCTAATAGGAAACATTATGAAATGCATCCCTCATGTATTTGGTCTATAAATGCAcaactaattttttatttttttatttttttttgaataaacgcTCCAATAATTTCACCCGTAGAAAGAACAAAATAATTttcaaaacagaaacaaaacctCTTGAATGGGATGAAGCTTAGATTCATAATTTAGAGTGacagaaatacaaattaatcCGTCGCCAATGTTATTTGGTTGCTGGCCAGGCCCTATTCCACCGGAAAGTTCTTTCATTTTATTATATCCTTTTAGACCAGAAGGTAGTTGTTTGTTGATCTTTTTGTCAGTTAATTCAACTTATgttaatttcttcttttatctTTTGGTTGAGGTTTCTTCATGTATTGTAGAGATGCTTCTTATTTTTCTACTGGTGTAGACCGCTTCTCACAGAttgcattttctttttatgGAGTAAAACTTTGGTCCTTCGTGAGGAAAGAATAAATGCTAATCAAGTCTCTCTTTATATATACAGATGTAGCACTAGGATGAAGGCATAACAACACTGATTCATCTGGCTTCGGCTTGATGGAAGGGGTTGTCATATGGCCCAGACGTATTACCAAGAAAGGCCTATCGAAGCAGACATTGACTATGTATAAGCATGGTTTTTCTAACCCAGTGGACATTTCACTATTGGTATTCATATACGCTCTTGAAGGAATGTCATTTAACGGTAGTGGTATTTTACCCTCAATCACTAATTTCACTGTCTCTAAGCACTAATTTCACTGTCTCTTTAACTGTTCCTAGATTCAAACATGAGTACATGCTTTTTTCCTCATACCAAAGATTTGTTTCTTATACATTAGCTTGTCAGGTACACCAGATGATGGGCATTTACTCAATAACTAGTTTGCCTCCACATGATGTTCTTTTTGCCTTTGTTCCACATGATAGTCATTTATCCAATCACCAGTTTTTTGTTGTAATCAAATTATGAATATGTTATCGATCTTATTTACTAAACTTTTTAGTTTGTACTTTTTAGGTAATGATCCTTACTTTTGTTTGTTCTCATTGAAACATCTAACAGGCACCCATTTAAGGCAACAAAGAAGTTCCAAGCTCTTGAAGAACGTGTCCATCTCATGCTATGCAATGTTCCCCAATCTGGACGAGCTACTTTTCATTGGCCAGTCAGAGGTACCTATATTTGGTCTTAAGGATTCGTTCATCTAATTACTTCTTCTCCTTGATGCTCCTAAAAGTAGAAACTTCCATTGGGGACTTTTTGGAAGCAAAAGACCCCACTGCCCAGTTATTTATCGATATGATAGGGGCCTGGGAGGATAGTTGAGAAATTACATTAAGTTTTTGATGTTCAGCTGGCAAACATTGAGAAAGTAATGTGACAGAGTGCAGTTTTGGCAAGGCACAAAAATTTGTCGAGTGTTATATATTGAGGTTAATGGAGTCTGAATCATATATGACTGCAGTTACTCTCTATCTTCTAGTTTGGCCAATCTTCTCTCTAGTATCTTGTCCATGAGTGAAAGGAATATGCATAAGAATAGCAATGCTGTTATGGAGAAAAAGCGTTTCCTAGCTAAGTTTTAAGAGAACTCTAGCAGATAACGGATGCTGGAAAATTGCAAAAGCAAGAACAAACTAATCTTGGATATCTGCAATGGAGGCTGATTACTAAGAGAATAACTATGTGATTCTAACTTGCTCAAAAAGTCTTCAATTCATTAAAGATAACTAGCTGATTGCAATGGATAGTTGTAGTGTTTCAATCACTATGAGATGCTGGCTGAATATTCAGAGTGTTTCAATGACTAAAGCTCGGACTCCTGgatcaaatcatttttcctcaACTCAAGTTTGGCTCaattttttaacaacttcaAACTTGACTCATTTTAGTTTTTGCCTCGTACTTCAGTTTAACTCGTACAAAATGTTAAGCAATAACAAAAGTTCAAACAAAATACCAAAAATACTAATAGCAACAATATTGGTGACTTGGTGAGTGATCTTtttaaacatagaaatacaaaataaactaaaaactGCCTATATATTACAATACATGTCAAGCTTGAGCATAAGCTTTTCTAGAATTTATGAGTATATGTATTGTAGTTCAGCTCTGCTCGGttatttttattgatttcaTGCTCTGACTCATTTTTATGTGGATTCCAACCCCAACCTCTTAGCATccactgtaaaaaaaaaaaaagttttacaGTAAGTTTAGGTAGGTGCTGGTTAAGCCTAGGTCCTATAGGCCTTGAAGAGTCTTCACTCTTCACAGGCTTCATCCGGCACCGTGCAAAACGGAGAATGGTAATAAAGTGAAGCAAATGCTCCCGTGGGTCCCATTGCAATTAAAAAATCACCAGTAGTTACAGTCTTTTACTCCAACCATTTTCACCCCAAACCTCCCAACCCGCACACCTGTCTGTTACAAGAGCTGGTAGCACGCAGATATTGCATGCAGCCACGGTCATTGTATCATTCCACAGGGTCACACGCCTTTctcactctctccctctctctgctGTGGCGCTCATCAAGTTGGTTATATATAGCAACACTCCCtcactccttcttcttcttcttcttcttctcgatTTCATTTTCCGGTGAGCGGTGGTGGTGCCGTACACACTCTCACCACTTGACTTGGGAAAATGTTCTACTCTCACAGCCTCCTTGCTCGGAAAGAGCCGCTCGGCCAAATCTGGTATAAAGTACTCCTTCTCTGTTtctttatttatatatagactctgcatcttctctctgtttctGCATAATTAATTTGGCTCGAAACTCTTCGAAAATGCAATGCTCTCTCTTTGTTTCAATTATTTCTTCATAGATTCTCTGTTCCGAGTCAACTCGTTCTCTGTTTTTGTGTATGCAAGGATGGCCGCCACCATGCACGCCAAGATGAACCGCAGGAATCTCAACCAGATCGACCTCATCAGAATCTGGTATACcaactccctccctctctctctaactcttcttttcgttttcatttttcaatttcgaCTGTGCATATTCGGTGTTgatgcaattttgattttgcAGCGAAGAGATTCTGAATCCAAGAGCTCCTATGGCTCTCCGACTCTCCAGTATTCTCATGGGTATGCAACTTCCACTTATTTACAGCACTCGCTCTCTTTGTCAATTTCTTCTCTGCTTCTAAATACCTGAACCTCTGTTTTCAGGTGGAGTCGTCATCGTCTACGAACGTAAAGTGAAGCTCCTATTTGGTACCCTTccccttcttctccttcttctttttttgttgctgaaatttttacaaaatCAACCTTGTGTTCCAACGATTTCTGACgtttattttcaatttccacaCAGATGATGTGCACCGTCTTCTGGTAATTTCGGTTTTCTTAACTATTTTTCTCAGTTAATAAGGGAACCCTTATTATTCTGTGTTAACTTAATTTAATCGATTCCAATTTTGTGTTCTAAGGATCAATTAAACGAAGCATGGAAGAAGGTGAAATCCAACACAGACTCCACTATCCTACCCAAACGGAGAGCTCAGGCCAAGTCAGTACAACGCTgcgtttctttattttattgcatTTAGGGAGCAGGGATATTATTGTCAATTCCTGAATCTCACTGTGGGTTTTTGCAGGAAAGAAGCAATAACTCTGCCTGAGGCTGAGCATGAAGATACAGATCTTGTTGGTGACATCGAGCAGTCTCTTGATTTCTCTCACCATGCCACGCTTTTCCACCAGCAAACCGGCTATTTTCTCATGGTAAATGACCTTAATGGGCTCTACTTTCCTGGAGATTCCTGTGAATCAGTAGCAGCTACGGCTAGTATGTGTTTGTGTGCTTTTAATATTCAACTGAAATACACCACCAATCCCCCAACGCCTCTTTAAACCCCATTTTGTTTTATCGTAATGAATGCCTGAGATAGTTTTCCGGCCGGCTACAGTGAGATTAGCCTGCTAATGGagctgtttatattttgttgatGGGGCACCAAagatgtttgatgaaatgctcAAATGAGCGCATTCAGGCTTTAAAATGCCTCGTAGTTTGTTTTTTTAGTAATTTGCCATGAATACTCTTAATAAGAGATTACTTTGAAACTCTGTAGTGAAGAAAAGTAGTTGAATAGAAGCACGTCTCCCTCTCTATTAGATTTAACCACCTGGTAGGCTACATCGTTAGTTCTTTTATTACAGTTTTGATGCACCATGGCTCACCCTTATGCTGATCTAGTTACCACAGCAAGAACAAATGATACTTGTTTCCACTATTGTGCCTCGTATGAAATGCATAAAGAAACTTCATGCGTAATGGAATCTTTGCAATATCTCATGGAGATTTTCTACCCTATCTTTTTCTGTGCTTGAAGCAATTGGATAGTGTAGATGTGGGAGAAACACTTAACGATAATGCAGTGGAGGGAGATCAACATCAGAACTTACATCAAGGTCCTTTCTTATTCATTTAGTCTACCTTCTTCAGTTACTTTTAATTGTGACCACACATATCCATAATCTGTTCATCTGCTAAATTAACCCACCCCTCTCTCTCGCAATCAGCTGATCCTGAGGATATCACATTGCCTAAATGTTATGATCCATCAGATGCACATGCAGATTTGTTCAACTGTCGCTTTGAGAGGTGAATCATTACCACGACACAGTATAGATaaacttttgatttttgattcccATTCCTGAAGGTTGAGCAAAACAAAGTGTTCATGCTTTTGTGTTTCCATGTGCCTTTTTCATTGGAGTTTGCAAACTCTGCACCCAGCTAATTTTATGCCCTTTCATTCCTATTATGACAGATACTTAATCAGTCTGTTGCAAGAATCATTATCGTATTCTTATTTATTATTGTCTTTGGATGATATGGCAGATTTGAAATTGAGGGAGATGACGTAGACCTCACATCAGGAGAGCCCACACATATTCGACCACCTTCTCCAAATTATCTAATACCTTCTCCACCTCGTCAAGACCAGCATCAGGAAAGACAGCAGGCTAATAATGTGTTTGATGAAGTGCTGCAGATGCAAGATGTTCAAGAGAATGCTCAACAGAGGCAGAGGCCTATAaggaggagaaagagaaaaacacCTGCCTCTGTAATGGATAATGACCAAACAATCCATCCTGCTCATGTGTACCAATCTTGGCTTCAAGATACTTCAGATATAGTTTCAAGAAGACGAAGAAACCAAAAGGTTTGTTCCTGATCGAGTCCAAGTATATCCTTCAGTGGAGGAGTTAAGCATACTCATGTACATTCCATGTACTGTCCTCATTTTGTTCTCTTTGTTGCAGCCCAAGAACATAATGTCTACTATGAAGATTGGTAAACTCATGGAGCAGCCAGCTAGTGTTCTCATGGGTCGTTTATTTAAACCCGGAAGTGGAGAAACATATTATCCAGCTCCTCTCTTAGAGCTATTCAAGGAAAAACATACCCATGACTCACCTTCAGGTCAGTATCATAGTTTGTAATTTGAGAACTTTTACATGAATAATTCAAGTAACAGAAGGAGGGTCTTAATTATGGTTTTGTTTGCAGCATTAACCTCGCCACCTCTGCCTCCAGAACCATCATCATGGTCACCACCTGAAAAACAAACTTATCACGACCCGGTGAGATATTTAAGTCAATACAGCTACTTTTAGTTTACTTATTTTTCAGGAAATTATAACTAAGTTTATGTCTGAAAAGTTAAAATATGTTAAATGTGAAGCCTGTTGAAGATTTTCTTAGTGGAGGTGGCTCCCAGTCATTTGTAACCCCCACAGAACAGATACGGACAAATTTAGTTAACAATGACGTAACACTACAACCTGAACTCATGGATAAACTGAAAGCCAATCCTAATGGCATGAAAGGAGCTGATACCAACCCGGCAACACCAAGAAATTCTGGTACACATGATTTCTACGTCTCTCCTCTCTCATTTCTCTAGATATTGAAGTATTTATGTTTCACTTATGTACATTAATCGccaactaatttttttcttaCAGGCGATGAGAGAAGATCCATCCTGAGCTCCTCATCTGGAAAGGGAGTTAACAGAAACAGTTCAGAAGTCAATTCTGGACGGTTAGCATGTTTTTTATCCAAATCGATAAGAagtgttattttctttttcttttctttttttgtttttgttgcttcAGTGTACTAGTGATTGGAGTACTGATTGTCAGAGATCCAACAGGAAGAGGCGTTATTCATCTATACATAGCAATGATGGACTTGAACCAGTATTAGAGGATAATGGATGTCAGCATTCTGATCCAAACTTCAACGTAATAAGGTTATCTGGAAATGGCCCAACACCTGAGCATGGTAAAATTTACCTGTTGATGCAGCATATTAGCTATGGTTTTATAATCTTTATTTGATGGAGAGTTCAATGACTGTCATGTCTATATTTGCAGAATTATTGATGGAAACTGGACCGACACAGACACAACAACCTATCATCAATCAACCACTGGAAAAAGTGACTGATGCCATTCGAATGTATGTTTGTCTCACACCTCTGTTAGATTGTCTGGTCAATAAGTAGCTTTGATCTGATTGCATTATGTTCTTGTTCTCAAATGTATGCTTATCTCAAAGGTCTGTTAGATTGCCCAGTCCTTAATTAGTTTTGATCTGACTGCAATTTTTCCTTGTACTGGAATTCTTTCAGGGAACTGAAATCCCATTTTGAAATACCGGGTGGCCCTCAAGTAGAATCCCTGAACAAACTGACTGCTGGAATGAATCGAAGAGGAGCGGCTATGCTTTTCTATCAAACTTGTGGTAGGAATCCATACTATCTTTCCCTTCCTGCTTATGTTATGCGCTTGTTCTTACGAACTGCTTGTGTTCTGTCATCTGCAGTTCTTGCTACTCGTGATTTCGTAAAAGTTAAACAAATTGCCCCTTATGAGGATGTTCTCATTACTAGAGGACCAAATATGTGATAGAGGTAAAATTATCTACACTTGTATATCCTTACTGCCTTCAGTCATTGACATGTTAACGACACTGACCTAAATGTACAATTCTATAACAGAGCTCGTGCTGGAATGAGGAAAGTGATGCTGGTTATTGAAGAAAGTTGACATTGCTCCTTACGTGGAAGCTGATGCTAGTGTTGGTCTAATTATCCTTTTTTGAGTTCTAATTTTGAAAGATTAGATACAC harbors:
- the LOC112181218 gene encoding NAC domain-containing protein 83-like, giving the protein MQQQFAVEESRGNDQLPGERFCPMEDELVLFYLKPMLSGEMVPGRNRVVFDCDLYGHQEPWEIWEAYKTRRPNDLRLNKDIYFFTQHKTMSSTDTRIHRTVGNGTWKGDDSGKPVKSLETSRVVGLKKRLTYKNQASEHNGCWILYEFYLDPSLRDKKQKVEDYVLCLLRKNGEPKAKIKKRRKQREEEDVLENNYACDDGDNTNKEQPQAKRQRMGEQNGGLQHFVSEVQSGDDHGMLIPLPEEDFLWEEMLQQMGIGDDHGIPEEDFLWDDILQQIGSN
- the LOC112181233 gene encoding sister chromatid cohesion 1 protein 1 isoform X2; this translates as MFYSHSLLARKEPLGQIWMAATMHAKMNRRNLNQIDLIRICEEILNPRAPMALRLSSILMGGVVIVYERKVKLLFDDVHRLLDQLNEAWKKVKSNTDSTILPKRRAQAKKEAITLPEAEHEDTDLVGDIEQSLDFSHHATLFHQQTGYFLMQLDSVDVGETLNDNAVEGDQHQNLHQADPEDITLPKCYDPSDAHADLFNCRFERFEIEGDDVDLTSGEPTHIRPPSPNYLIPSPPRQDQHQERQQANNVFDEVLQMQDVQENAQQRQRPIRRRKRKTPASVMDNDQTIHPAHVYQSWLQDTSDIVSRRRRNQKPKNIMSTMKIGKLMEQPASVLMGRLFKPGSGETYYPAPLLELFKEKHTHDSPSALTSPPLPPEPSSWSPPEKQTYHDPPVEDFLSGGGSQSFVTPTEQIRTNLVNNDVTLQPELMDKLKANPNGMKGADTNPATPRNSGDERRSILSSSSGKGVNRNSSEVNSGRKRRYSSIHSNDGLEPVLEDNGCQHSDPNFNVIRLSGNGPTPEHELLMETGPTQTQQPIINQPLEKVTDAIRMELKSHFEIPGGPQVESLNKLTAGMNRRGAAMLFYQTCVLATRDFVKVKQIAPYEDVLITRGPNM
- the LOC112181233 gene encoding sister chromatid cohesion 1 protein 1 isoform X1 translates to MLSLCFNYFFIDSLFRVNSFSVFVYARMAATMHAKMNRRNLNQIDLIRICEEILNPRAPMALRLSSILMGGVVIVYERKVKLLFDDVHRLLDQLNEAWKKVKSNTDSTILPKRRAQAKKEAITLPEAEHEDTDLVGDIEQSLDFSHHATLFHQQTGYFLMQLDSVDVGETLNDNAVEGDQHQNLHQADPEDITLPKCYDPSDAHADLFNCRFERFEIEGDDVDLTSGEPTHIRPPSPNYLIPSPPRQDQHQERQQANNVFDEVLQMQDVQENAQQRQRPIRRRKRKTPASVMDNDQTIHPAHVYQSWLQDTSDIVSRRRRNQKPKNIMSTMKIGKLMEQPASVLMGRLFKPGSGETYYPAPLLELFKEKHTHDSPSALTSPPLPPEPSSWSPPEKQTYHDPPVEDFLSGGGSQSFVTPTEQIRTNLVNNDVTLQPELMDKLKANPNGMKGADTNPATPRNSGDERRSILSSSSGKGVNRNSSEVNSGRKRRYSSIHSNDGLEPVLEDNGCQHSDPNFNVIRLSGNGPTPEHELLMETGPTQTQQPIINQPLEKVTDAIRMELKSHFEIPGGPQVESLNKLTAGMNRRGAAMLFYQTCVLATRDFVKVKQIAPYEDVLITRGPNM